A single window of Flavobacterium aestivum DNA harbors:
- a CDS encoding tRNA (cytidine(34)-2'-O)-methyltransferase: MLNIVLVEPEIPNNTGNIGRLCVGTESRLHLIHPFGFVINDKNLKRSGLDYWVHLDVTEYQNVAEWMSQIPDQSRVFLMSSHAKKSYLENQFQDGDWLVFGKESVGLSGEVLALFENHLTIPMSPLIRSFNIANSVAFVVGEAKRQIGLGV; the protein is encoded by the coding sequence CCCGAAATACCAAATAATACCGGAAATATTGGCCGTTTGTGTGTAGGCACCGAAAGCCGTTTGCATTTAATACATCCTTTTGGGTTTGTTATCAATGATAAGAATCTGAAGCGCTCCGGACTAGATTATTGGGTACACCTTGATGTTACCGAATATCAAAATGTTGCCGAGTGGATGTCTCAAATCCCAGATCAATCCAGAGTTTTCCTGATGAGTTCCCATGCAAAAAAGTCTTATTTAGAGAATCAATTTCAGGATGGTGATTGGTTAGTTTTTGGCAAGGAAAGTGTAGGTTTAAGTGGCGAAGTTTTGGCATTATTCGAAAATCATCTGACCATTCCTATGTCACCCTTAATTAGAAGTTTTAATATTGCCAATTCGGTTGCTTTTGTTGTAGGCGAAGCGAAGAGACAGATTGGATTAGGTGTTTAA